The genomic window tttctcaggtgtccacctaggAATAGATTAATTCATGGCTACAGGCAGGCACAACTCATACCTGtcccaaagattttagttttcattagtggtagaaggtagaagggggacagaaaatagatattagttaattggaaaaataaataaattaagaaaaagctcttttcaaccacgggtgtcaaatacatagcctgcaacattcccaggtgctgcatgaaccaggggaaaaggtaattggaaaatagttaacaaaagaaaatggcacagagataattatatgatcatttaaaatgtgtGCTTTCATCATCCTCATGTACAGATTGAGGCCAATAAAAAATCATTCCATCTCTAAAGTATATCCTGTTGGtgtctgacttccccaaggtcacttccccacttcacaattctatctctcccccctgctctccattcagaacattcctagaggcagggacaggaagttgggatacccctaaggtttgtaacaataaaactacatgaaataaaaggaaactaaggccagagatgatctctctatggtcctgctgtacattaatgtgattatgggaatggagggtctgacatctgtacataggaaagtcagaccagtgaattaattgggcagcaGGAATTCTACAGTGGATCCAGCTACTGAATGCTAAAGCCAATAGATCAGAACCAGGCTTCACAAGAGACATGCTTCCATGTGGCATAaaatgccacaaagaggaaaatatatgtccaatggtgaatctctttgtgtgaaaggagacaaagtttatatcttcctttccatctccagaatttccctACCAAGGGGAATCCAGGCCAGCCCCATTGTATGACcatagcttatactccaaccaagactagaaatatTCCATGGTTCCAcagcaccaagggaaagggattgaAGGAAAGAGTATTGGGCAGTCATTGAACCTGCGGTCCTAGTATTTGGGAGATGAAGAAGGTTGTATATCactaggacagaagagaataatacaataacaataacaaggatgatgaagaCAACTCACATGCTCTTTATACCTACCATATAAAAAGGACCTTTACTCATAGAATgctattatatacagagaaaatgtaattcatttttccagataaagaaactgaggcctcaaaggaggagtcatttactacacagagagtagacagaaaagaaaggattctatccaagttttatgattctgagctcaggtctctttctaccacaatgcactgtgccatgggaccaggggggggtgggagagagtcacttttgtctatttctgtcatgccagggaaagagagagcgcCACACAAAGTTGGGGGCCCAATCCAGATACTCACCATAGATTATAATATTCTTGGTTGCAGTACGCGTCAAACCAGTGAATGAGTTAGATGCAGTACAGGTATAAGTGCCagcatcactcagggatgcaataATAGAAAATGTGGCTGAGTTGCTGACTGGTTGTCCATtgtgtaaccaagtgaattgtgctgcagggttagaatcagcaacacagctcaaggtaatATTTGCCCCAGGAGGGTACTCATCAGGGGAATGTACAATTGTGGTgatatctgggccatctggaagaaagagaaggattccatattgagaTTATGGCAGAAATAAGGGGGCATCTCCTAGTCTATAACCCATCACCAAGAACCACTGTGTCTCCCTGATcctcctttgagctgggaaattcacaactcatcttctacttttccagtgtggatctgaacttggaagatcttagggctttctccagttcagcaccctggatggccaccctccaccagaacacatgacaaggccaatttgggctccctaaagatgaaaGGGGTTGGGAGCCTCAGAGCCTAGCTCTTTAGCTCTCTGAGGAGGGATGGAATTAGCCTGGCCACTAGGAACACACCACCAAGCTATAAGCaggcaccatataggaagaacaaatttactcacaggcaacatccagtgtgaatggatcactcctattgcGATAAAATGGGTTCTCGATTTCACACACATAGGGCCCTTTGTTATCGCTTCTTGTGAGACTGCGGAGAGTGAGTGTCCTCCTATCTGGCGACAGCTGTATCCTGAGACCAGCTGGGGCAACTCCGTTTATGAACCACTTGTAAGCGTGAATTTGACCTGTAGCATTGCAGGTCAATGAGAAGTCtttggtctccactgcagtattgttggaggtgagaatggtaggtttggacagtggcgctgtgcagagaatagacagaaaatgactgtgttggttctttttcttaccttataaccaaataagtggtttggaagtggcctgtTTAAGACCTTGGCAAGGCAGGAGGCCAGAGACcaaaaacctgtgatttcaatggcaaggacacccctttctctggtgcagatcacaactcctccaggccttaggaaaagttcagcttcagttcctgtggctgacaaagacattcacatggagcccaagccccgggtgctcagtctttctgggctgaggcaagtaggactggggatgacagaccccAGACAGAAAAATCTGGGGAGATTTAATTGCATCTATCCAGGAATTCACTGAAGCACT from Monodelphis domestica isolate mMonDom1 chromosome 4, mMonDom1.pri, whole genome shotgun sequence includes these protein-coding regions:
- the LOC130458751 gene encoding carcinoembryonic antigen-related cell adhesion molecule 1-like, producing MIYAPLSKPTILTSNNTAVETKDFSLTCNATGQIHAYKWFINGVAPAGLRIQLSPDRRTLTLRSLTRSDNKGPYVCEIENPFYRNRSDPFTLDVAYGPDITTIVHSPDEYPPGANITLSCVADSNPAAQFTWLHNGQPVSNSATFSIIASLSDAGTYTCTASNSFTGLTRTATKNIIIYGEYLDWAPNFVWRSLFPWHDRNRQK